Sequence from the Equus asinus isolate D_3611 breed Donkey chromosome 5, EquAss-T2T_v2, whole genome shotgun sequence genome:
GTTGGGTGCATCACTCAATTTTATACTCTTGCTTCCAGTGCAAGCACAGAATGTTTCCTCCTGgtggtgatggcctatgaccgctacgtGGCCATATGCAACCCCTTGCTTTATCCAGTGGTGATGTCCAATATCTTTTGCATTCAATTACTAGTTGTTTCATATATTATTGGGTTTCTTCATCCCATGATGCATGTGGGTTTGTTATTTAGATTAACTTTCTGCAAGTCCAATGTAATACATTATTTCTACTGTGAAATTTTACAACTGTTGAAGATTTCCTGTACTGACCCTAGAGTTAATATGctcctgatttttatattttcagtctttATACAATCTTTTACTTTTCTGACCATCATAGTGTCTTATATGTGTGTCCTCTTTGCCATCCTGAAAAAGAAGTCTGCAAAGGGCAGGAGCAAAGCCTTCTCCATGTGCAGTGCCCAcctgctctctgtctccttgTTCTATGGCACCATATTCCTCATGTACGTGTGTCCTGGGTCTGGACCAGGTGAAGATCAGGATAAAATGTATTCTTTATTTTACACAGTCATAATTCCCCTGCTAAATCCTTTTatctacagtctgaggaacaaAGAGGTTATAGGTGCCTTGAGGagaataataagtaaataaacagttCTCAAGGCAAATTTCAAACTTGTTCTTTTCAAACTTTGCAG
This genomic interval carries:
- the LOC106845703 gene encoding olfactory receptor 5AC1-like; this translates as MDANKTLVTEFVLTGLTERPGLQVPLFLVFLLTYLTTMVGNLGLAALIWKDPRPHSPVYLLLSSLAFADACSSSSVTPRMLRTFLSKNHVISLVGCITQFYTLASSASTECFLLVVMAYDRYVAICNPLLYPVVMSNIFCIQLLVVSYIIGFLHPMMHVGLLFRLTFCKSNVIHYFYCEILQLLKISCTDPRVNMLLIFIFSVFIQSFTFLTIIVSYMCVLFAILKKKSAKGRSKAFSMCSAHLLSVSLFYGTIFLMYVCPGSGPGEDQDKMYSLFYTVIIPLLNPFIYSLRNKEVIGALRRIISK